TTATGTGTAACCATCCTTCTTTGAGAACATCTGGTTCCGTAGTTAATAAACCAATCGCCATTGCGACTGTAACCAGCATCCCTGGAGTTGTGATGATATTGTACAGACGCTTTTCCATTATCTGATACTGATTTTTCAGTATTGTGCGCGCTGGTTCCGGTTCTTGGTTGGCTTCAACATGGTAGATGAAAAGACGCACGAGGTAGAACAAACCAGCAAACCAAACAACTATACCCACAATGTGAAAAGCCTTAAACCAGGAATAAGCCATAATTTTTTTTCTCCATCAATGGATTTTAGGCACACGTAAATAATGTAAAGGTGCTATAGAAATCCTATCTGATTTATGAAACTTAACTCTGGTTATTTAACGAATTGCAAAACAGATGAGCATAAAATGCTTACTCTACAAATGTTGAAATCTTAAGAAGATCTAAAAGTGATGTCACTTTTTAAGTTCAATAGCTATCATTATTAATCACTATTTTTAACACGCACAAAAGGCAAAAGATCTTCAAGAATTGTTTCGTGATAATGTTCTTGAGGATAATGACCAACATTGTTAAGTTTAATCAAACTCCCTTTTTCCAGGGAATTTACAAAATCTTGAGCTATATTTATAGGTAGCCAAGGATCTATCATTCCCCAGAGGATTAAAATTTCTTGGTGCAATTCTTTAAAGCCTAATTCGATTTCTGTCATGGCTGAATGCAACTGCAAATTACGGATAGTTGCTAGGAGACTTCTTCCAGGAGCAGAACTTTTCAAAAAGGGTTTACGATAAACATTTAAATGTTCTTCTGTAATGACGTAACGACAGCCACCTTCTAGAGTCCTATCAACTAGGAGCGGATCTTGAGTTATCATGTCACCAACAAAAGGTAATCCCATTTGTTGAATTTTCCAGGGTAACTTCGCCTGACTGGAAATTGGTGTGTTAAGTATGGTTATATTGGCAATTTGTTCTGGATGACGCAAGGCATATTGTAAACCAACAGAACCTAAAAAGCCTTGCACAACTAAAGAAAAACGTTCAAGTTCTATGGATTTTATAAATCCTTCTAAAGCTGTCACAAAAGCATCAGGTGTATAAGCGAAATCTCTTTTGTCTGGTTTGGAAGAAAAACCAGAGCCAATCCAATCAGGGGCTATTGCTCTTGTTCCTTGGTTTGCCATAGCTGGCAGAATATTGCGCCAACTGTAACTTTGTGATGGTAAACCATGTAGCAGTAAAACAGGAAGTAACTCAGTTCTACCAGTAGATTCTGCTTCCCGGTAAAACCATTCTAAGGAGCCGACTTGAATTTTTTTTTCTGTTATTGGCATTTTAATTTACAAATGAAAAGTTTTAAACAAAGGTGTTAAGAAAAAAAGAAAGAAATTTGTTATTGATATTGAGCATTGGTTTCACCTCACCCCCATCCCCTCCGCTTAATTCAAAGGAGGGCTAGCGAGTGAGATCGTTTTCTGACTAAGTAATTAAACCAACCTGAGATGAATGGACTTATTGGGAACCTCGTAGGTAGATTTTGTTTTTTCAATCACGACTGTTTATCCTCAGATTAAGATGAGATGAACAATTATGATTAATTAGGAATAATCATCTCACGAATTGCGTAAGCTGTCGCTGGTGCAAGTAAAACGCCATTGCGGTAATGTCCAGTCGCAAGGAGGATGTTATTATATCCAGGCAGTTTACCAATCACAGGTGCTGGACGTCCTTCAGGACGGGGACGTAATCCTGACCAAGTACGGATAGTTGTCGCTGTTGCTAAGCCTGGGCAAAAGGCGATCGCTTGTTGTCTAACCAACTCCAACAGTTCTTTATCAGCGATAATTTCATCTTTGTTGCTCGCAAATTCAACCGTTGCACCTATCCAGTAATCCCCACCACCGATGGGGACAATATGCACATCATCACCTGTAATCACCGGTTGAAAGTCGCAGTTTCCAAGAGAATATCCTAAGCGAAGACACAAAGCTTGTCCTAGCACAGGGCGAATATCAACCATTTGCTCTAATTGCGCACTCAATAAAGAAGAACCCAACCCAGCCGCGACAACAAACCAATCAGCTGTAATCTTTCCGTCTGTCGTCTGAAGTTGGTTGCAATATTTTTCGGAACCTCTTTCTTGAGAAGGAGACAACGGCTGGGGTTCGATAGCCAAAACCTGAACACCAAATTTGAAATCAACACCGTTATGCTTTGCAGCATCAACCAAAGCTAAGGTGAGGGAAGTGGGATCAACTTGGCGATCGCACGCAGAGTAAACAGCGCCCACCATCCTTTCGTGATTAACCTGAGGACAAACTTGCTTGAGTTTATCAGTATCCCAAATTTCTAGGGAAAAACCTTGAGATTGGCGAATTTCTTGCAACTTTTCCCATCGCGAGATCTCCTCATCTTCTTTTTCTAAGCAAGACATAGAAGGTTCAGGTAGCAGCATGAGGATTCCCTGACGATTGAAGTGAATTTTACGATTTGTGAGCGCTTCTAGTTCACTAATCAGAGTTTCATAAGCCAGGATACTTGTTCGTCGCATCTGCCAAGCCTTCCCCTTGGTTTTTTGGCTGATGATACCCATCAAAACACCCAATGCTGCTCCTGTAGAAGCAAGTGCTGGTGGTTGTTGGTCAACAACTGTGATTTTTAGCCTGTTTACTTTACTAAGTTCATAGGCGATTGCTGCCCCAACCACGCCGCAACCAATGATAACTACATGAGTCATTGTTTCTACAACACAACAGACACAACATGGGGAAGTGGGGGGTACAA
This portion of the Brasilonema sennae CENA114 genome encodes:
- a CDS encoding alpha/beta fold hydrolase, whose product is MPITEKKIQVGSLEWFYREAESTGRTELLPVLLLHGLPSQSYSWRNILPAMANQGTRAIAPDWIGSGFSSKPDKRDFAYTPDAFVTALEGFIKSIELERFSLVVQGFLGSVGLQYALRHPEQIANITILNTPISSQAKLPWKIQQMGLPFVGDMITQDPLLVDRTLEGGCRYVITEEHLNVYRKPFLKSSAPGRSLLATIRNLQLHSAMTEIELGFKELHQEILILWGMIDPWLPINIAQDFVNSLEKGSLIKLNNVGHYPQEHYHETILEDLLPFVRVKNSD
- a CDS encoding NAD(P)/FAD-dependent oxidoreductase yields the protein MTHVVIIGCGVVGAAIAYELSKVNRLKITVVDQQPPALASTGAALGVLMGIISQKTKGKAWQMRRTSILAYETLISELEALTNRKIHFNRQGILMLLPEPSMSCLEKEDEEISRWEKLQEIRQSQGFSLEIWDTDKLKQVCPQVNHERMVGAVYSACDRQVDPTSLTLALVDAAKHNGVDFKFGVQVLAIEPQPLSPSQERGSEKYCNQLQTTDGKITADWFVVAAGLGSSLLSAQLEQMVDIRPVLGQALCLRLGYSLGNCDFQPVITGDDVHIVPIGGGDYWIGATVEFASNKDEIIADKELLELVRQQAIAFCPGLATATTIRTWSGLRPRPEGRPAPVIGKLPGYNNILLATGHYRNGVLLAPATAYAIREMIIPN